CCATGGTCGAGCCGCCGCTCCGCCTCGGGATGATCTCAGTAGTGATCTATCTCGCCGCAATCGGTGTCGGCTTATGGTCGTATCGTTCCAACGAATGGCATCTGCCCGAGATGCCCGCTTCCTGGCGCATGGCCGACCCATTTTCCGTTCGACTGGTTCCACTGATTTTGGCGGCGATATTGGGCGTCTCTGCCTTTCTGGCATTCGGGGAGGAAAAATTCAATGCCACCAACACTTCCTTGTGGCTTTTATCCTTGGGGCTATTGGTTTACAGCTTCTGGGTGCGAACGCCAAGTGTTCTGATCCGGGAAGAAAACGCAGTCAGCCCGACCAAGGTCTGGACCTGGGGCGGAGCCGAACTCAAAATACAAAACTTCGAGATCGTTCGCAACAAATGGCTTCGCTACGGCCTGCTTGCGGCTGTGATCGTCATTGCGGTTTTCTTCCGCCTGCATCAACTCAACGAAGTTCCCATCGAGCCGTTCAGCGACCATGCCGAAAAAATCCTCGACGTATACGAGATCACTTCGCTTGGCAATACCAATATTTTCTTCGAGCGCAACACGGGTCGCGAAGCCTTTCAAATGTATTGGACCCTGCTGGTCCTCAACGTCTTTAATACAGGCTATACCTTCTTCAGCCTTAAATTGGGCACGGTCCTGCTCGGCATTCTCACCCTTCCCTTCATGTACATGCTTGGAAGGGAATTCGGGAATGCGCGCGTCGCTCTCTTTGTGCTTTTCCTCTTTGGAGTAGCCAGCTGGCCCAACATCATTTCACGGATCGGTTTGCGCTTCCCGCTATACCCGCTGTTCGCCGCGCCCACGCTTCTTTATCTCATCCGCGGCCTGCGGACCCAGAACCGTAACGACTTCATCCTCGCCGGTCTCTTTCTCGGACTCGGTTTGCACGGTTACAGCCCCTTCCGCATTGTCCCGATCCTGGTGGTCGTTGCGTTTTTGTTTTACTTTCTTCATACGAAATCCGGCGAAGACCGCCGCCGCGCGTTCTTCTGGTTCCTGCTGGTGGTCGTCGTTTCGGTCTTTGTTTTTTCGCCGCTCTTGCGATATTGGATCGCTCACCCCGACCATTTTGGATATCGCGCTTTCACACGCCTGAGCAGCGTGGAAACTCCGCTGCCCGGTCCCGCATGGCAGATCTTCCTTTCGAACATGTACAAAGGATTGTTGATGTTCAACTGGGACGACGGCGAGATCGGCACGCATTCCGTCACGCACCGCCCCGCATTGGATGTGATCACGGCCTCCTTGTTCTTGATAGGGCTGGTCTTTGTCGTTGTGCGTTACATCCGCCAGCGTGATTGGCGCGATCTGTTCTTGCTGGCATCCATTCCAATTCTGATTCTGCCGTCCGTGCTTTCGCTGGCGTTCCCTGGTGAGAATCCCGCCTTGAACCGCGCCGGAGGCGCTTCGGTGGTGGTGTTCGTGATGGCGGCGATGGCGCTCGATGGATTGGTGACCAGTATCGGGTCCGGGATGAAGCGCAAGATCATCGCCTACAGTATGGTGGGAATCCTATTCGCAGGCGTTGCGTATTCCAATTACGATATCGTCTTCAATAAATTTTCGACATCGTTTGCGGCGGCGCATTGGAACTCGTCCGAGATGGGCGAGGTCATTACCGATTTCAGGAACAAATACGGCGGGACAGATACGGTCTGGATCGTGCCTTATCCATATTGGGTGGATACCCGCCTGCCGGGCATTTACGCAGGCGTGCCGGATCGAGATTTTGCCATTTGGCCCGATCGTTTCTCGGACAGTCTTGCTTACCCTCCGCCCAAGATGTTCATCTATTGGAATGCGGACACGGAAACTGAGAGGCTTCTCAGGGAACTCTACCCGAACGGCAAAGTCACCCGCTATACTTCGGCGTTCCCCGGCAAAGACTTTTTTATCTTTTTAGTGGAGCAGTGAATCAGGTGACAGTCACTTTCAAAGTGACTGTCACTTATGCAAAACATCATGACCAGCAAAAAACACTCGTGGCTGTACGACGTACTCCTAATTTTCGTCCTGCTCCTGGCGGGATTTTTGCGACTCGGCGGCAACAACTGGGGTGAAGGCTATCATCAGCACCCCGACGAATTATTTTTGATGGGCGTTCTCGATAACCTGCGCGCCAAAGTCTGCGCACAACCAGCGGAGATTCCCGTGGATGCCTGCCCGCCCGAGGATCGCCGCTGGATGAATCCCGGCGAATATTTCGACAGCTCGAAATCGACGCTCAATCCCTATAACCGCGGATATGCATTCTTCGTCTACGGCAACCTGCCGATGACGCTCACGCGCATCCTCCTGGAAGCGACGGGGAATGATGAAATCGGCACATCGAAATTTTTTGCGCGGCAGGTGTCCGCCCTTGCCGACCTGTTCTCCATCTTCTTCCTGTACTTGTTGGTGTCTCGTCTGTATGGGCGCAAAGTGGGGGTGCTGGCTGCTTTGTTTTCATCGCTGGCGGTGATGCAGATTCAACAATCGCATTATTTTACGTCCGACCTTTTCGTGAATTCGTTCCTTTTCCTTGCCCTGTGTTTTGCTGTGGGGATTTTGGAATGGAAGGGCGCGGGAAGTGATGAGGAAATAGTTGATCGTGAAAAGGGAATCGTGGATGGCGGGGATATCCAGCCTTTGCGCGTTGCTTCCCGCTTGTCTTTGATCACCAGTCTTTTCAAACAACCGCTTTTCTATCTCTCCGCGGGCTTTGGCTTCGCGCTCGGCATGGCGATGGCGTCCAAGATCAATGCCGCGGCGATGGCGGTCGTTCTTCCGTTCGCGTTCTTCGTCCGCTGGCTGGTTCACGACCGTAAAAAAAACCTGACGACTGGATACTGGTCGTTGATCATTCTATCGCTTGTGGCTGGCGGACTCGCCTGCATCCTTTCCTTCCGCATCTTCCAGCCTTACGCCTTCGACGGCTTGATGCTCGACAAGGGATGGATCGCGGGAATCTCGGAACAACGCCTGCAAGCCACCGGAAGGGCAGACCTGCCATGGAATCTTCAATGGGCGCGCCGTTCGCACCTGTATTCATTCGAGAATCTCACCTTGTGGGGGCTTGGGCTTCCGCTCGGCATTCTGGCGTGGGCGGGATTCCTGTATATGGGCTGGCGCGTCTTCAAAGGCGAATACCGCCATCTTCTACTTTGGGGTTGGACGGCATTCTATTTCACCTGGCAATCGCTTCAGTTCAACGCCACCATGCGTTATCAATTGCCGATCTATCCCCTGCTTTGCATGATGGCAGCTTGGGTGTTGTTCGAGTTCCCGAAACAGTTTAAATTCCGTAATACATATTCCGTAATGCGTTATTTAACCGCAGGGGTTGGCACGGTTGTCCTCGCCCTCACCGCCATCTGGGCGTTCGCCTTCCAAAGCATTTACCTGCGCGACGAGACTCGCATGGCGGCCTCGCGTTGGATGTTCCAGAACGTGCCATCATCGGTCAACCTTGTCGTCGAAACAGGCCACAATGCATACAGCCAGCCTCTGGCAGTATTACCGGGCTTTCCAATCGTGAACGGGACTCCCTACACAATTCCCTTCATCCCGAAAGAGGACGGCGCATTGACCGAAGTGACTTTTGCATATGCCCGCGACGATTCCGGGATACCCGCCCCGGTCAACCTGACCCTCACTTCCGCCTCACAACCGGACCTTGTGCTGGGTCGCGCCTCCACGATGTTGGATACCTCTCGGACGACGAATCCGCGCGGCGTGCCGTTGACGTTTACTTTCGATAAGGTCATCCCGCTTTCCACGAAAGAGTCTTACACCATCAGTATCGAAACACTCGGTCAGGCTCTCTTCATCCAAGGCTCGGCTGTCGTCAACGAATCGGATTACGACTGGGGCCTGCCGTTCCGTATCGACGGACACGATCCCTACGGCGGGATGTACAGCAACGACGACCTTGTTTTGCAGGTCTATTGGCCCGACGACGCCAATAAACTTAACCGGTTCGTCGAAATCCTGTCAAAAGCGGATTACATTGTCATTCCCACCAACCATCAATACGGGCAGATCACACGTTTGCCGGAGCGTTATCCGCTTACGACACTCTATTACCGCGAATTGATCGGTTGTCCTGAAGGCGAAGAGATCATCGAATGCTATCGTGTCGCCCAGCCTGGAACGTATGAAGGCAGGCTTGGATTCGAACTGGCGTCGGTTTTTGAGTCGTACCCGACATTGGGCGGTATCGTCATTAACGACCAGCGGGCGGAGGAAGCTTTCACTTTTTACGACCACCCGAAGGTGATGATCTTCAGGAAAACGGATACGTTCACCACAGACCGGGTTCGCGCAATACTCGGCTCGGTGGATTTGTCCAAGGTCGTTCCGCTCACGCCGACCCAGTTCAGCGATTTCAAAACGCTGATGCTGCCGGAGTCGCGCCTGGCGAGTCAGCGCGCGGGCGGGACGTGGTCGCAGTTGTTCGATTATGACTGGCTTCAGAACAAATATCCGCTTCTGGGTGTGTTGCTTTGGTACACATTCCTCTTCGTCCTTGGCGTATTCGCCTATCCAATTGCGAGATTGGCTCTGCCGGGCTTGAGGCAATATTCGTATGCACTGGGCAGGATTGTCGGCCTGGTCCTGCTTGCGTGGCTGGCATGGATGGGCGGTTCGCTCGGTGTGCCGTACACGCGGATCAGTATCGGCGTGGCATTCGGTCTGGTGGCAGTGACAGGCATCGGCTTATGGATGAGGCGCAGGGCGGAATTCAAAGAGGATTGGAATTCTCAACGTCAGTTTTTCGTGATGGTGGAGATCGTCTTCCTGGTATTTTTCCTGATCGACCTGCTCATCCGGCTGGGAAATCCGGATATGTGGCACCCGTCCAAAGGCGGCGAACGTCCGATGGATTTCTCGTATTTCAACGCGGTCTTGAAGAGCACGAGTTTCCCGCCGTACGATCCCTGGTACGCGGGCGGATATATCAACTATTACTATTACGGCTTTGTACTGGCAGGGACGCCGGTGAAACTGCTCGGTATCGTTCCTTCGATTGCCCACAATTTGATTTTACCGACGTGGTTCGCGCTGGTGGCACTGGGCGCATTTATGATCGGGTTTGGTGCGGTTGAACACCGCGGGTTGGAAGTTGGAAGTGGACAACCTTCACCCTTCAACCTTCAACTTGTAACCGGTTTTGCCGCTTCTCTTTTGACCGTCCTGCTCGGCAATCTGGGGACGATCCAATTATTGTTCAGCGCGTTCCAACGCGTTGCAGCGCCGGGCGGGGTCATTCCTGCCGGTGCCGGTTTCTTTCAGCGTTGGTCCTGGGCATTCCAGGGGGCATGGAAAGTAATAACCGAAAATGTGACTCTGCCCATCGCGCGCGGAGATTGGTATTGGTTCCCCAGCCGCGTCATCCCGCCGGGACCCGGCAACGAGATCACGGAATTCCCGCTGTTCACGTTCCTGTACAGCGACCTGCATGCGCATATGCTGGTGATGCCGCTGGCGTTGTTCATCATCGCCTGGGCGCTGGCATTCGTACGCGGACGCGCGCAGTTGACCCGCGGCGAGTGGTTCGCGTCCTTTGCCATTGGTGCGTTGATGATCGGCGCATTGAAGCCAACGAACACTTGGGATTTGTATACTTATTTTCTTTTAGCCGCAATTTCCGTCGCGTATACGATCATCCGTTATTTCAACTTGAAGGGCGATCTCAACGCTCACGCCTGGCTGGTCAAAACCGGATTGGCGCTTGCCGCATCTGCTCTTTTGTATATTCTCGGGTCGCTTTTCTATCTGCCATTCACTCAGTGGTTCGGGCAGGCGTACAACTCGGTTTCCTTCTGGCAGGCTTCGCGGACCTCTCTTTCATCGTATTTCACTCAGTGGGGTCTGTTCCTGTTCATCATCACAGCCTGGCTGGTTTGGGAGACCCGCGAGTGGATGGCGGCAACGCCTGTCTCGCATTTGAAGCGCCTGCGCCGGTATGCCGTCCTGCTCGAGATCGCTCTTGCGGCGTTCATCGCGTTGTTCGTATTCTTCATCGTGGAGAAGGCGGTCATCGGCTTTCTCGCTCTTCCACTGGCTTTCTGGTCTGCGCTTCTCATCCTGCGCCCCGACCAGAACGACGCGAAGCGTTTCGTGCTCTTTCTCACCGGCACGGCATTGACCATCACCATCGCCGTTGAGTTTATCGCGCTTGTCGGCGACATCGGGCGCATGAACACCATCTTCAAGTTGTATTTGCAGGCGTGGATGATGTTTGCCGTCAGCGCGGCTGCGGCGTTTGGCTGGCTCCTGCCCGCTTTTTCGCAATGGCGTTTGAAGTGGCGCGCCGTTTATCAGACCGGGGTGTACATCCTGCTGGCTTGCGCCTTCATGTTTACCCTCACCGCCGCCACCGACAAGATCAGCGACCGGATGAATCCCGACGCGCCGCATTCCCTCGATAGTATGGAATTCATGGCGCACTCCCAGCACTGGGATGGGCAAATGATGGATCTGGTTGAAGATTATCGCGCCATCCGCTGGATGCAGGATAACGTGCAGGGTTCGCCTGTCATCGCCGAGGCAAATTGCACGGAATACCGCTGGTGCACGCGATTTACCATTTACACGGGCCTGCCGGGCGTCATCGGCTGGAATTGGCATCAGCGCCAGCAGCGCGGAATTTTTGCGCCGCAGGTCGAGGAACGCGTGCGCGAGGTCAGCGGGTTCTATACAAACCCCGACATTGCTGTTGCACTCGCCTTCATCGATAAGTATGATGTTCAATACATCGTCGTTGGCCAGTTGGAACGGAATGTCTATTCTGCCCTGCCCGATATCCCGGATGGACTGGAGAAGTTCCCTGCATATGAAGGCACGTATTGGGACGCTGTCTATCAAGACACAAACACGACAATCTATGAAGTCAAGTAGCGATCGTAATCACTCAAGCGAGGAACCATCATGATTCTCCACATCACCTCCAAACACGAATGGTCCGCCGCGCAGTCGAGAGGCGAATACACCTCGCCAAGCCTTTCCGCAGAAGGTTTCATCCATTTTTCGACCGATAAACAGGCGGTCAATGTCGCGAACGCCTTCTATCGCGGACGAACCGATCTGATCCTTTTGGTGGTGGATGAAACGAAACTCGATGCCGAACTCAAATGGGAAGCGCCCGCCGGACCTCCGGCGGAGAATATCTCTGAAGCAGACCTTTTCCCGCATCTCTACGGACCTCTCAACCTGAACGCCGTCGCCTCCGTCCTCGACTTTCAGCCCGATCCCGCCACCGGAACGTTCACCCTTCCAAATCTCTAACTCCTGATGACCGCTTTCCTCTCCTGGTATCTCATCCTTACCCTGCTTGGCTGGTTGACCTTTCCCTTGGTCTACCATCTCTTCCCTGCTCTCACGGACCGCGGCTACACCCTCGCCCGCACGGCAGGATTATTGATCTGGGGTTACGCCTTCTGGTTGTTCACATCTCTCGGGTTTACCCGCAACGACCCTGGTGGCATTCTTTTTGCCCTTGCAACTCTTATCGCGCTCAGCATCTGGTCGCTGATCACTCATTACTCATCACTCGTCAATTTCGTACGCTCCAATATTCCCCTCATTCTCACAACCGAAATCCTGTTTCTTATAGCGTTCGCCTTCCTTGCATTTGCCCGATCGGCCAATGCCGAACTGGCCAGCACGGAAAAACCGATGGAGTTGATGTTCATAAATTCCATTATGCGCTCTGAAACCTTCCCGCCGCAGGACGCCTGGCTTTCGGGATACGCCATTTCCTATTATTACTTCGGCTATGTGATGACCGCCATGCTTGCCAGCCTCTCATCCATTCCGGGCAGTCTGGCGCATAACCTGATGACGTCGCTCGTCTTTGCCCTCGGAGCGATCGGCTCGTTTGGCATCGTCTACAATCTTTTAGACCGAAGACCAAAGACCGAAGACGGTGAAGCGATCCACCGTCCATCGTCCATTTTCCATGGTCTGCTGGCGCCTCTCTTTCTCCTTCTTGTATCCAATTTCGAGACCGTCCTCGAAGTCCTCCATCGTCGCGGACTATTTTGGAGCAAAAACTCCGACGGAACGTTCACCAGCGCATTTTGGACCTGGCTCGACATGAAGGAACTTTCTCAGCCGCCGGTCGAACCGTTCGGCTGGATCCCCGAACGTTATCTCTGGTGGTGGCGCGCGTCGCGCGTGATTCAAGACTACGACATGATCGGCGTCCATCGCGAAGTGATCGACGAATTCCCCTTCTTCTCTTTCCTGCTCGGCGACCTGCATCCGCATGTCCTGGCAATTCCCTTTGGCCTGCTCGCCATCTCCGTGGCATTGAACGTCTTTCTTGGCGGCTGGAAGGACCGCAATACATCGTTCATCGCCGCGCGGCTGGACTTCAAACCGGCAGGGTTTTTCTTTGCCGCGCTTGTCCTTGGCGGCCTCGCCTTCCTCAACACCTGGGATATTCTCATCGCCGCTGCGTTGATAGTCTTTGCATACATTCTTTGGCGCGCGAATGAAAATGGCTGGAACGGCTCGCGTTTCGAGGACATATTCATCCTCGGCATTCCACTGGGAGTATTCTCCCTGCTTCTTTACCTTCCCTTCTATCTCGGTTTCTCTTCCCAGGCAGGCGGCATCCTGCCGAACTTCATGTACCCCACGCGCGGAACACATTTTTGGGTAATGTGGGGGACTCTGCTCATCCCGATCTTTATCTTTCTTCTTTATTTGTGGAGGAAGAGCCCGGCTCGTCCGAACTGGAAACTGGGATTCACCATTGGGCTTGGTCTTACCTTTGTCCTCGGTCTGCTCACCTTCCTGCTCGGACTCATCGGTTCCATCGTCGAGAAAGGCCTCGTGGACGCCACGCTTGCCTCCTATAACATGACCGCCTCGCAGTTCCTCGCGGCAACCTCCCTCCGGCGGCTGAGGCATATCGGGAGTCTAATAACGTTGCTTGCAGTGTTGATTCCCGCGGTCGCTTTCCTCTTCTCCAAATCCAATCCCGCAGATGAAAGACCCGAGACAAGCGGTGATCCCCGTTCGCTTTCCGGTTTGGGTTTTGTGCTGCTTCTTACTGTCCTTGGAGCAGTTCTCATCCTCGCACCGGAATTCGTATTCCTGCGGGACCAGTTCGGTTATCGGATCAACACTGTTTTCAAGTTCTACTACCAGGCATGGATGCTTTGGAGCCTCGTCGCTGCGTTCGGGGTCGGATATCTTGCGCAATCCCTGCGCGGATTCACCTTTGCAAATGTCGGTTTTCGCCTCGCAACCGGTTTGGTGGTCTTCTGCGGCTTGCTTTATCCCGTCTTTGGCTTGATGACCAAGACGGAAAACTTCAACCCGTACTTCGGATACAACCTCGACGACTTTGCCCGCATCCAGCGCGAAAACCCCGACGATGCGGCGGGGATCGAATTCCTCATGACCCAACCTGAAGGGGTGGTTGCCGAAGCGGTGGGGGGAAGCTACAGCTATTATGGGCGCATTTCGACGTTCACGGGATATCCCACCGTTCTTGGTTGGCCCGGTCACGAAGCGCAATGGAGAGGCGGCTACGAGTTACACGGCTCTCGCGAAAACGACATCCTGACCCTTTACGCCACTGCCCGTTGGGAGGAGGCTAAGACCATCATCGAAAGATATAATATCCGTTATATCTTCATCGGGAATCTGGAAAGGAATTCCATGCCGGTGAACGAGGAAAAGTTCGCGATCAATCTTACGCCGGTCTTCCAACAGGGCGGGACGGTCATTTACGAAGCACCGTAACCGTTCGTTCCAAACCTGCTTCAAGTAAAATGTGGCTGTCGCGCGCCGCCCAATGTCGAGCGGGCGGGAGAATCAACCAGTCATGCAATTTCCTCTGAGCAGCAACTCTAAAATGACAAGCCTCCTTAAGTGGATCGCTGTCGCGATGTTATCCATCGCATTCATCGCATCGCTGTTTGTCGCACCGCCCGGCGTCGAATTCGTCCGGGGATTTTTTGAGTTTGGTCTGGATCGCATCCTGTTTCTCCTCGTTATTTTTACGATGCTTTTCAAACTG
This portion of the Anaerolineales bacterium genome encodes:
- a CDS encoding DUF952 domain-containing protein; the protein is MILHITSKHEWSAAQSRGEYTSPSLSAEGFIHFSTDKQAVNVANAFYRGRTDLILLVVDETKLDAELKWEAPAGPPAENISEADLFPHLYGPLNLNAVASVLDFQPDPATGTFTLPNL
- a CDS encoding glycosyltransferase family 39 protein; its protein translation is MEHEPAPEKEPTVLDLYKSLTKDWNTFFTFIRSLWDARRREEFDRALAYEAAQNAAAEQVLEPVRLTTFPWRAVLAFGLALCAQAMVEPPLRLGMISVVIYLAAIGVGLWSYRSNEWHLPEMPASWRMADPFSVRLVPLILAAILGVSAFLAFGEEKFNATNTSLWLLSLGLLVYSFWVRTPSVLIREENAVSPTKVWTWGGAELKIQNFEIVRNKWLRYGLLAAVIVIAVFFRLHQLNEVPIEPFSDHAEKILDVYEITSLGNTNIFFERNTGREAFQMYWTLLVLNVFNTGYTFFSLKLGTVLLGILTLPFMYMLGREFGNARVALFVLFLFGVASWPNIISRIGLRFPLYPLFAAPTLLYLIRGLRTQNRNDFILAGLFLGLGLHGYSPFRIVPILVVVAFLFYFLHTKSGEDRRRAFFWFLLVVVVSVFVFSPLLRYWIAHPDHFGYRAFTRLSSVETPLPGPAWQIFLSNMYKGLLMFNWDDGEIGTHSVTHRPALDVITASLFLIGLVFVVVRYIRQRDWRDLFLLASIPILILPSVLSLAFPGENPALNRAGGASVVVFVMAAMALDGLVTSIGSGMKRKIIAYSMVGILFAGVAYSNYDIVFNKFSTSFAAAHWNSSEMGEVITDFRNKYGGTDTVWIVPYPYWVDTRLPGIYAGVPDRDFAIWPDRFSDSLAYPPPKMFIYWNADTETERLLRELYPNGKVTRYTSAFPGKDFFIFLVEQ
- a CDS encoding glycosyltransferase family 39 protein, translated to MTSKKHSWLYDVLLIFVLLLAGFLRLGGNNWGEGYHQHPDELFLMGVLDNLRAKVCAQPAEIPVDACPPEDRRWMNPGEYFDSSKSTLNPYNRGYAFFVYGNLPMTLTRILLEATGNDEIGTSKFFARQVSALADLFSIFFLYLLVSRLYGRKVGVLAALFSSLAVMQIQQSHYFTSDLFVNSFLFLALCFAVGILEWKGAGSDEEIVDREKGIVDGGDIQPLRVASRLSLITSLFKQPLFYLSAGFGFALGMAMASKINAAAMAVVLPFAFFVRWLVHDRKKNLTTGYWSLIILSLVAGGLACILSFRIFQPYAFDGLMLDKGWIAGISEQRLQATGRADLPWNLQWARRSHLYSFENLTLWGLGLPLGILAWAGFLYMGWRVFKGEYRHLLLWGWTAFYFTWQSLQFNATMRYQLPIYPLLCMMAAWVLFEFPKQFKFRNTYSVMRYLTAGVGTVVLALTAIWAFAFQSIYLRDETRMAASRWMFQNVPSSVNLVVETGHNAYSQPLAVLPGFPIVNGTPYTIPFIPKEDGALTEVTFAYARDDSGIPAPVNLTLTSASQPDLVLGRASTMLDTSRTTNPRGVPLTFTFDKVIPLSTKESYTISIETLGQALFIQGSAVVNESDYDWGLPFRIDGHDPYGGMYSNDDLVLQVYWPDDANKLNRFVEILSKADYIVIPTNHQYGQITRLPERYPLTTLYYRELIGCPEGEEIIECYRVAQPGTYEGRLGFELASVFESYPTLGGIVINDQRAEEAFTFYDHPKVMIFRKTDTFTTDRVRAILGSVDLSKVVPLTPTQFSDFKTLMLPESRLASQRAGGTWSQLFDYDWLQNKYPLLGVLLWYTFLFVLGVFAYPIARLALPGLRQYSYALGRIVGLVLLAWLAWMGGSLGVPYTRISIGVAFGLVAVTGIGLWMRRRAEFKEDWNSQRQFFVMVEIVFLVFFLIDLLIRLGNPDMWHPSKGGERPMDFSYFNAVLKSTSFPPYDPWYAGGYINYYYYGFVLAGTPVKLLGIVPSIAHNLILPTWFALVALGAFMIGFGAVEHRGLEVGSGQPSPFNLQLVTGFAASLLTVLLGNLGTIQLLFSAFQRVAAPGGVIPAGAGFFQRWSWAFQGAWKVITENVTLPIARGDWYWFPSRVIPPGPGNEITEFPLFTFLYSDLHAHMLVMPLALFIIAWALAFVRGRAQLTRGEWFASFAIGALMIGALKPTNTWDLYTYFLLAAISVAYTIIRYFNLKGDLNAHAWLVKTGLALAASALLYILGSLFYLPFTQWFGQAYNSVSFWQASRTSLSSYFTQWGLFLFIITAWLVWETREWMAATPVSHLKRLRRYAVLLEIALAAFIALFVFFIVEKAVIGFLALPLAFWSALLILRPDQNDAKRFVLFLTGTALTITIAVEFIALVGDIGRMNTIFKLYLQAWMMFAVSAAAAFGWLLPAFSQWRLKWRAVYQTGVYILLACAFMFTLTAATDKISDRMNPDAPHSLDSMEFMAHSQHWDGQMMDLVEDYRAIRWMQDNVQGSPVIAEANCTEYRWCTRFTIYTGLPGVIGWNWHQRQQRGIFAPQVEERVREVSGFYTNPDIAVALAFIDKYDVQYIVVGQLERNVYSALPDIPDGLEKFPAYEGTYWDAVYQDTNTTIYEVK